The proteins below are encoded in one region of Bacillus vallismortis:
- a CDS encoding YdhK family protein: MFACRYEILSSAGEKMKQRRMNMKVSKKALGILMLSLVFILSACGNNNSAKESKHENHSGSSSHEEMEHSGSADVPEGLQESKNPKYKVGSQVVINASHMKGMKGAEATVTGAYDTTAYVVSYTPTNGGQRVDHHKWVIQEELKDAGDKTLKPGDQVILEASHMKGMKGATAEIESAEKTTVYMVDYTSTTSGEKVKNHKWVTEDELSAKS; encoded by the coding sequence ATGTTTGCTTGCAGATATGAGATTTTATCGTCTGCGGGCGAAAAAATGAAGCAAAGGAGAATGAACATGAAAGTCTCTAAAAAAGCACTGGGAATTCTGATGTTATCTCTTGTTTTTATTTTATCAGCATGCGGCAATAACAATAGCGCGAAAGAAAGCAAACATGAAAATCATTCAGGGTCTTCATCACATGAAGAAATGGAACATTCCGGATCAGCTGACGTGCCAGAGGGATTACAGGAATCTAAGAATCCGAAATACAAAGTTGGCAGCCAGGTAGTTATCAATGCTTCCCATATGAAAGGCATGAAAGGTGCCGAAGCTACAGTGACCGGTGCCTATGACACAACGGCGTATGTGGTCTCATACACTCCGACAAACGGGGGACAGCGGGTGGATCATCACAAATGGGTGATTCAGGAAGAGCTCAAAGACGCGGGAGATAAAACATTAAAACCCGGAGATCAGGTGATCTTAGAGGCTTCCCATATGAAAGGCATGAAGGGAGCAACAGCAGAGATCGAATCCGCCGAAAAAACAACCGTGTACATGGTTGACTATACATCGACAACAAGCGGCGAAAAAGTGAAAAACCATAAATGGGTCACAGAAGATGAGCTTTCAGCTAAATCATAA